One segment of Cataglyphis hispanica isolate Lineage 1 chromosome 23, ULB_Chis1_1.0, whole genome shotgun sequence DNA contains the following:
- the LOC126857852 gene encoding ELAV-like protein 3 isoform X1, protein MMANGMDTVVQQNGGSTLGQTSQEESKTNLIVNYLPQSMTQDEIRSLFSSIGEVESCKLIRDKLSGQSLGYGFVNYHRPEDAEKAINTLNGLRLQNKTIKVSYARPSSEAIKGANLYVSGLPKNMAQQDLENLFSPYGRIITSRILCDNITVRQFVTGGGDNLPGLSKGVGFIRFDQRVEAERAIQELNGTIPKGSSEPITVKFANNPSNNNKAIPPLAAYLAPQATRRFGGPIHHPTGRFRYIPLSPLSSTGKAMLAINKGLQRYSPLAGDLLANSMLPGNTMNGAGWCIFVYNLAPETEENVLWQLFGPFGAVQSVKVIRDLQTNKCKGFGFVTMTNYEEAVVAIQSLNGYTLGNRVLQVSFKTNKSKAA, encoded by the exons ATGATGGCGAACGGAATGGACACAGTCGTACAACAAAACGGAGGATCTACCCTCGGACAGACCTCGCAGGAGGAGTCGAAGACGAATCTCATAGTAAATTATTTGCCGCAGAGCATGACTCAGGATGAGATTCGTTCTCTGTTCTCCAGTATAGGCGAAGTCGAGAGTTGCAAGCTAATCCGTGATAAGCTTAGCG GTCAGAGTTTGGGTTACGGTTTCGTCAACTACCACCGGCCTGAAGATGCCGAAAAGGCTATAAACACGCTCAATGGTCTTCGTTTACAGAACAAAACCATCAAG gtATCGTATGCGAGACCGAGCAGCGAGGCGATCAAAGGTGCGAATTTGTACGTCAGCGGCTTGCCGAAGAATATGGCGCAGCAGGATCTGGAGAATCTCTTCAGCCCTTACGGCAGAATTATCACGTCGCGAATACTGTGCGACAACATCACCG TACGACAGTTTGTGACCGGCGGCGGAGACAATTTGCCCG GCCTGTCGAAGGGCGTCGGCTTCATAAGGTTCGACCAGCGCGTCGAGGCCGAGCGGGCGATCCAGGAGCTGAACGGCACCATACCGAAGGGCTCGTCCGAGCCAATCACCGTCAAGTTCGCCAACAATcccagcaacaacaacaaggCGATACCGCCGTTGGCCGCTTATCTCGCACCACAGGCCACGCGGCGCTTCGGCGGGCCGATCCACCATCCGACCGGCCGCTTCAGGTACATTCCACTGTCGCCACTATCCAG CACTGGCAAGGCCATGCTTGCCATTAACAAAGGCTTACAGAG GTACAGTCCGCTGGCGGGCGACCTCCTCGCGAACTCGATGCTGCCCGGTAACACGATGAACGGCGCCGGCTGGTGCATCTTTGTGTACAACCTCGCGCCCGAGACGGAGGAGAACGTGCTCTGGCAGCTGTTTGGGCCGTTCGGCGCCGTCCAATCGGTAAAGGTCATACGGGACCTGCAGACGAACAAGTGCAAGGGCTTCGGCTTTGTGACGATGACCAATTACGAGGAGGCGGTGGTGGCCATACAGAGCCTGAACGGCTACACTCTGGGCAACCGCGTGCTCCAGGTCAGCTTCAAGACGAACAAGAGCAAGGCGGCGTAG
- the LOC126857852 gene encoding ELAV-like protein 3 isoform X8, translating into MMANGMDTVVQQNGGSTLGQTSQEESKTNLIVNYLPQSMTQDEIRSLFSSIGEVESCKLIRDKLSGQSLGYGFVNYHRPEDAEKAINTLNGLRLQNKTIKVSYARPSSEAIKGANLYVSGLPKNMAQQDLENLFSPYGRIITSRILCDNITVRQFVTGGGDNLPGLSKGVGFIRFDQRVEAERAIQELNGTIPKGSSEPITVKFANNPSNNNKAIPPLAAYLAPQATRRFGGPIHHPTGRFRYIPLSPLSSRRRFARESLLDEGRRVSARGGRISNISAN; encoded by the exons ATGATGGCGAACGGAATGGACACAGTCGTACAACAAAACGGAGGATCTACCCTCGGACAGACCTCGCAGGAGGAGTCGAAGACGAATCTCATAGTAAATTATTTGCCGCAGAGCATGACTCAGGATGAGATTCGTTCTCTGTTCTCCAGTATAGGCGAAGTCGAGAGTTGCAAGCTAATCCGTGATAAGCTTAGCG GTCAGAGTTTGGGTTACGGTTTCGTCAACTACCACCGGCCTGAAGATGCCGAAAAGGCTATAAACACGCTCAATGGTCTTCGTTTACAGAACAAAACCATCAAG gtATCGTATGCGAGACCGAGCAGCGAGGCGATCAAAGGTGCGAATTTGTACGTCAGCGGCTTGCCGAAGAATATGGCGCAGCAGGATCTGGAGAATCTCTTCAGCCCTTACGGCAGAATTATCACGTCGCGAATACTGTGCGACAACATCACCG TACGACAGTTTGTGACCGGCGGCGGAGACAATTTGCCCG GCCTGTCGAAGGGCGTCGGCTTCATAAGGTTCGACCAGCGCGTCGAGGCCGAGCGGGCGATCCAGGAGCTGAACGGCACCATACCGAAGGGCTCGTCCGAGCCAATCACCGTCAAGTTCGCCAACAATcccagcaacaacaacaaggCGATACCGCCGTTGGCCGCTTATCTCGCACCACAGGCCACGCGGCGCTTCGGCGGGCCGATCCACCATCCGACCGGCCGCTTCAGGTACATTCCACTGTCGCCACTATCCAG CCGTCGTCGATTCGCGCGCGAATCCTTGCTCGATGAAGGACGCCGGGTCTCGGCGAGAGGCGGCAGGATCTCGAACATTAGTGCAAATTGA
- the LOC126857852 gene encoding ELAV-like protein 3 isoform X10: protein MMANGMDTVVQQNGGSTLGQTSQEESKTNLIVNYLPQSMTQDEIRSLFSSIGEVESCKLIRDKLSGQSLGYGFVNYHRPEDAEKAINTLNGLRLQNKTIKVSYARPSSEAIKGANLYVSGLPKNMAQQDLENLFSPYGRIITSRILCDNITVRQFVTGGGDNLPGLSKGVGFIRFDQRVEAERAIQELNGTIPKGSSEPITVKFANNPSNNNKAIPPLAAYLAPQATRRFGGPIHHPTGRFSRRRFARESLLDEGRRVSARGGRISNISAN, encoded by the exons ATGATGGCGAACGGAATGGACACAGTCGTACAACAAAACGGAGGATCTACCCTCGGACAGACCTCGCAGGAGGAGTCGAAGACGAATCTCATAGTAAATTATTTGCCGCAGAGCATGACTCAGGATGAGATTCGTTCTCTGTTCTCCAGTATAGGCGAAGTCGAGAGTTGCAAGCTAATCCGTGATAAGCTTAGCG GTCAGAGTTTGGGTTACGGTTTCGTCAACTACCACCGGCCTGAAGATGCCGAAAAGGCTATAAACACGCTCAATGGTCTTCGTTTACAGAACAAAACCATCAAG gtATCGTATGCGAGACCGAGCAGCGAGGCGATCAAAGGTGCGAATTTGTACGTCAGCGGCTTGCCGAAGAATATGGCGCAGCAGGATCTGGAGAATCTCTTCAGCCCTTACGGCAGAATTATCACGTCGCGAATACTGTGCGACAACATCACCG TACGACAGTTTGTGACCGGCGGCGGAGACAATTTGCCCG GCCTGTCGAAGGGCGTCGGCTTCATAAGGTTCGACCAGCGCGTCGAGGCCGAGCGGGCGATCCAGGAGCTGAACGGCACCATACCGAAGGGCTCGTCCGAGCCAATCACCGTCAAGTTCGCCAACAATcccagcaacaacaacaaggCGATACCGCCGTTGGCCGCTTATCTCGCACCACAGGCCACGCGGCGCTTCGGCGGGCCGATCCACCATCCGACCGGCCGCTTCAG CCGTCGTCGATTCGCGCGCGAATCCTTGCTCGATGAAGGACGCCGGGTCTCGGCGAGAGGCGGCAGGATCTCGAACATTAGTGCAAATTGA
- the LOC126857852 gene encoding ELAV-like protein 3 isoform X4, with product MMANGMDTVVQQNGGSTLGQTSQEESKTNLIVNYLPQSMTQDEIRSLFSSIGEVESCKLIRDKLSGQSLGYGFVNYHRPEDAEKAINTLNGLRLQNKTIKVSYARPSSEAIKGANLYVSGLPKNMAQQDLENLFSPYGRIITSRILCDNITVRQFVTGGGDNLPGLSKGVGFIRFDQRVEAERAIQELNGTIPKGSSEPITVKFANNPSNNNKAIPPLAAYLAPQATRRFGGPIHHPTGRFRYIPLSPLSRYSPLAGDLLANSMLPGNTMNGAGWCIFVYNLAPETEENVLWQLFGPFGAVQSVKVIRDLQTNKCKGFGFVTMTNYEEAVVAIQSLNGYTLGNRVLQVSFKTNKSKAA from the exons ATGATGGCGAACGGAATGGACACAGTCGTACAACAAAACGGAGGATCTACCCTCGGACAGACCTCGCAGGAGGAGTCGAAGACGAATCTCATAGTAAATTATTTGCCGCAGAGCATGACTCAGGATGAGATTCGTTCTCTGTTCTCCAGTATAGGCGAAGTCGAGAGTTGCAAGCTAATCCGTGATAAGCTTAGCG GTCAGAGTTTGGGTTACGGTTTCGTCAACTACCACCGGCCTGAAGATGCCGAAAAGGCTATAAACACGCTCAATGGTCTTCGTTTACAGAACAAAACCATCAAG gtATCGTATGCGAGACCGAGCAGCGAGGCGATCAAAGGTGCGAATTTGTACGTCAGCGGCTTGCCGAAGAATATGGCGCAGCAGGATCTGGAGAATCTCTTCAGCCCTTACGGCAGAATTATCACGTCGCGAATACTGTGCGACAACATCACCG TACGACAGTTTGTGACCGGCGGCGGAGACAATTTGCCCG GCCTGTCGAAGGGCGTCGGCTTCATAAGGTTCGACCAGCGCGTCGAGGCCGAGCGGGCGATCCAGGAGCTGAACGGCACCATACCGAAGGGCTCGTCCGAGCCAATCACCGTCAAGTTCGCCAACAATcccagcaacaacaacaaggCGATACCGCCGTTGGCCGCTTATCTCGCACCACAGGCCACGCGGCGCTTCGGCGGGCCGATCCACCATCCGACCGGCCGCTTCAGGTACATTCCACTGTCGCCACTATCCAG GTACAGTCCGCTGGCGGGCGACCTCCTCGCGAACTCGATGCTGCCCGGTAACACGATGAACGGCGCCGGCTGGTGCATCTTTGTGTACAACCTCGCGCCCGAGACGGAGGAGAACGTGCTCTGGCAGCTGTTTGGGCCGTTCGGCGCCGTCCAATCGGTAAAGGTCATACGGGACCTGCAGACGAACAAGTGCAAGGGCTTCGGCTTTGTGACGATGACCAATTACGAGGAGGCGGTGGTGGCCATACAGAGCCTGAACGGCTACACTCTGGGCAACCGCGTGCTCCAGGTCAGCTTCAAGACGAACAAGAGCAAGGCGGCGTAG
- the LOC126857852 gene encoding ELAV-like protein 3 isoform X2: MMANGMDTVVQQNGGSTLGQTSQEESKTNLIVNYLPQSMTQDEIRSLFSSIGEVESCKLIRDKLSGQSLGYGFVNYHRPEDAEKAINTLNGLRLQNKTIKVSYARPSSEAIKGANLYVSGLPKNMAQQDLENLFSPYGRIITSRILCDNITVRQFVTGGGDNLPGLSKGVGFIRFDQRVEAERAIQELNGTIPKGSSEPITVKFANNPSNNNKAIPPLAAYLAPQATRRFGGPIHHPTGRFSTGKAMLAINKGLQRYSPLAGDLLANSMLPGNTMNGAGWCIFVYNLAPETEENVLWQLFGPFGAVQSVKVIRDLQTNKCKGFGFVTMTNYEEAVVAIQSLNGYTLGNRVLQVSFKTNKSKAA; encoded by the exons ATGATGGCGAACGGAATGGACACAGTCGTACAACAAAACGGAGGATCTACCCTCGGACAGACCTCGCAGGAGGAGTCGAAGACGAATCTCATAGTAAATTATTTGCCGCAGAGCATGACTCAGGATGAGATTCGTTCTCTGTTCTCCAGTATAGGCGAAGTCGAGAGTTGCAAGCTAATCCGTGATAAGCTTAGCG GTCAGAGTTTGGGTTACGGTTTCGTCAACTACCACCGGCCTGAAGATGCCGAAAAGGCTATAAACACGCTCAATGGTCTTCGTTTACAGAACAAAACCATCAAG gtATCGTATGCGAGACCGAGCAGCGAGGCGATCAAAGGTGCGAATTTGTACGTCAGCGGCTTGCCGAAGAATATGGCGCAGCAGGATCTGGAGAATCTCTTCAGCCCTTACGGCAGAATTATCACGTCGCGAATACTGTGCGACAACATCACCG TACGACAGTTTGTGACCGGCGGCGGAGACAATTTGCCCG GCCTGTCGAAGGGCGTCGGCTTCATAAGGTTCGACCAGCGCGTCGAGGCCGAGCGGGCGATCCAGGAGCTGAACGGCACCATACCGAAGGGCTCGTCCGAGCCAATCACCGTCAAGTTCGCCAACAATcccagcaacaacaacaaggCGATACCGCCGTTGGCCGCTTATCTCGCACCACAGGCCACGCGGCGCTTCGGCGGGCCGATCCACCATCCGACCGGCCGCTTCAG CACTGGCAAGGCCATGCTTGCCATTAACAAAGGCTTACAGAG GTACAGTCCGCTGGCGGGCGACCTCCTCGCGAACTCGATGCTGCCCGGTAACACGATGAACGGCGCCGGCTGGTGCATCTTTGTGTACAACCTCGCGCCCGAGACGGAGGAGAACGTGCTCTGGCAGCTGTTTGGGCCGTTCGGCGCCGTCCAATCGGTAAAGGTCATACGGGACCTGCAGACGAACAAGTGCAAGGGCTTCGGCTTTGTGACGATGACCAATTACGAGGAGGCGGTGGTGGCCATACAGAGCCTGAACGGCTACACTCTGGGCAACCGCGTGCTCCAGGTCAGCTTCAAGACGAACAAGAGCAAGGCGGCGTAG
- the LOC126857852 gene encoding ELAV-like protein 3 isoform X6: MMANGMDTVVQQNGGSTLGQTSQEESKTNLIVNYLPQSMTQDEIRSLFSSIGEVESCKLIRDKLSGQSLGYGFVNYHRPEDAEKAINTLNGLRLQNKTIKVSYARPSSEAIKGANLYVSGLPKNMAQQDLENLFSPYGRIITSRILCDNITGLSKGVGFIRFDQRVEAERAIQELNGTIPKGSSEPITVKFANNPSNNNKAIPPLAAYLAPQATRRFGGPIHHPTGRFRYIPLSPLSRYSPLAGDLLANSMLPGNTMNGAGWCIFVYNLAPETEENVLWQLFGPFGAVQSVKVIRDLQTNKCKGFGFVTMTNYEEAVVAIQSLNGYTLGNRVLQVSFKTNKSKAA; encoded by the exons ATGATGGCGAACGGAATGGACACAGTCGTACAACAAAACGGAGGATCTACCCTCGGACAGACCTCGCAGGAGGAGTCGAAGACGAATCTCATAGTAAATTATTTGCCGCAGAGCATGACTCAGGATGAGATTCGTTCTCTGTTCTCCAGTATAGGCGAAGTCGAGAGTTGCAAGCTAATCCGTGATAAGCTTAGCG GTCAGAGTTTGGGTTACGGTTTCGTCAACTACCACCGGCCTGAAGATGCCGAAAAGGCTATAAACACGCTCAATGGTCTTCGTTTACAGAACAAAACCATCAAG gtATCGTATGCGAGACCGAGCAGCGAGGCGATCAAAGGTGCGAATTTGTACGTCAGCGGCTTGCCGAAGAATATGGCGCAGCAGGATCTGGAGAATCTCTTCAGCCCTTACGGCAGAATTATCACGTCGCGAATACTGTGCGACAACATCACCG GCCTGTCGAAGGGCGTCGGCTTCATAAGGTTCGACCAGCGCGTCGAGGCCGAGCGGGCGATCCAGGAGCTGAACGGCACCATACCGAAGGGCTCGTCCGAGCCAATCACCGTCAAGTTCGCCAACAATcccagcaacaacaacaaggCGATACCGCCGTTGGCCGCTTATCTCGCACCACAGGCCACGCGGCGCTTCGGCGGGCCGATCCACCATCCGACCGGCCGCTTCAGGTACATTCCACTGTCGCCACTATCCAG GTACAGTCCGCTGGCGGGCGACCTCCTCGCGAACTCGATGCTGCCCGGTAACACGATGAACGGCGCCGGCTGGTGCATCTTTGTGTACAACCTCGCGCCCGAGACGGAGGAGAACGTGCTCTGGCAGCTGTTTGGGCCGTTCGGCGCCGTCCAATCGGTAAAGGTCATACGGGACCTGCAGACGAACAAGTGCAAGGGCTTCGGCTTTGTGACGATGACCAATTACGAGGAGGCGGTGGTGGCCATACAGAGCCTGAACGGCTACACTCTGGGCAACCGCGTGCTCCAGGTCAGCTTCAAGACGAACAAGAGCAAGGCGGCGTAG
- the LOC126857852 gene encoding ELAV-like protein 3 isoform X3 has protein sequence MMANGMDTVVQQNGGSTLGQTSQEESKTNLIVNYLPQSMTQDEIRSLFSSIGEVESCKLIRDKLSGQSLGYGFVNYHRPEDAEKAINTLNGLRLQNKTIKVSYARPSSEAIKGANLYVSGLPKNMAQQDLENLFSPYGRIITSRILCDNITGLSKGVGFIRFDQRVEAERAIQELNGTIPKGSSEPITVKFANNPSNNNKAIPPLAAYLAPQATRRFGGPIHHPTGRFRYIPLSPLSSTGKAMLAINKGLQRYSPLAGDLLANSMLPGNTMNGAGWCIFVYNLAPETEENVLWQLFGPFGAVQSVKVIRDLQTNKCKGFGFVTMTNYEEAVVAIQSLNGYTLGNRVLQVSFKTNKSKAA, from the exons ATGATGGCGAACGGAATGGACACAGTCGTACAACAAAACGGAGGATCTACCCTCGGACAGACCTCGCAGGAGGAGTCGAAGACGAATCTCATAGTAAATTATTTGCCGCAGAGCATGACTCAGGATGAGATTCGTTCTCTGTTCTCCAGTATAGGCGAAGTCGAGAGTTGCAAGCTAATCCGTGATAAGCTTAGCG GTCAGAGTTTGGGTTACGGTTTCGTCAACTACCACCGGCCTGAAGATGCCGAAAAGGCTATAAACACGCTCAATGGTCTTCGTTTACAGAACAAAACCATCAAG gtATCGTATGCGAGACCGAGCAGCGAGGCGATCAAAGGTGCGAATTTGTACGTCAGCGGCTTGCCGAAGAATATGGCGCAGCAGGATCTGGAGAATCTCTTCAGCCCTTACGGCAGAATTATCACGTCGCGAATACTGTGCGACAACATCACCG GCCTGTCGAAGGGCGTCGGCTTCATAAGGTTCGACCAGCGCGTCGAGGCCGAGCGGGCGATCCAGGAGCTGAACGGCACCATACCGAAGGGCTCGTCCGAGCCAATCACCGTCAAGTTCGCCAACAATcccagcaacaacaacaaggCGATACCGCCGTTGGCCGCTTATCTCGCACCACAGGCCACGCGGCGCTTCGGCGGGCCGATCCACCATCCGACCGGCCGCTTCAGGTACATTCCACTGTCGCCACTATCCAG CACTGGCAAGGCCATGCTTGCCATTAACAAAGGCTTACAGAG GTACAGTCCGCTGGCGGGCGACCTCCTCGCGAACTCGATGCTGCCCGGTAACACGATGAACGGCGCCGGCTGGTGCATCTTTGTGTACAACCTCGCGCCCGAGACGGAGGAGAACGTGCTCTGGCAGCTGTTTGGGCCGTTCGGCGCCGTCCAATCGGTAAAGGTCATACGGGACCTGCAGACGAACAAGTGCAAGGGCTTCGGCTTTGTGACGATGACCAATTACGAGGAGGCGGTGGTGGCCATACAGAGCCTGAACGGCTACACTCTGGGCAACCGCGTGCTCCAGGTCAGCTTCAAGACGAACAAGAGCAAGGCGGCGTAG
- the LOC126857852 gene encoding ELAV-like protein 1 isoform X5 has product MMANGMDTVVQQNGGSTLGQTSQEESKTNLIVNYLPQSMTQDEIRSLFSSIGEVESCKLIRDKLSGQSLGYGFVNYHRPEDAEKAINTLNGLRLQNKTIKVSYARPSSEAIKGANLYVSGLPKNMAQQDLENLFSPYGRIITSRILCDNITVRQFVTGGGDNLPGLSKGVGFIRFDQRVEAERAIQELNGTIPKGSSEPITVKFANNPSNNNKAIPPLAAYLAPQATRRFGGPIHHPTGRFRYSPLAGDLLANSMLPGNTMNGAGWCIFVYNLAPETEENVLWQLFGPFGAVQSVKVIRDLQTNKCKGFGFVTMTNYEEAVVAIQSLNGYTLGNRVLQVSFKTNKSKAA; this is encoded by the exons ATGATGGCGAACGGAATGGACACAGTCGTACAACAAAACGGAGGATCTACCCTCGGACAGACCTCGCAGGAGGAGTCGAAGACGAATCTCATAGTAAATTATTTGCCGCAGAGCATGACTCAGGATGAGATTCGTTCTCTGTTCTCCAGTATAGGCGAAGTCGAGAGTTGCAAGCTAATCCGTGATAAGCTTAGCG GTCAGAGTTTGGGTTACGGTTTCGTCAACTACCACCGGCCTGAAGATGCCGAAAAGGCTATAAACACGCTCAATGGTCTTCGTTTACAGAACAAAACCATCAAG gtATCGTATGCGAGACCGAGCAGCGAGGCGATCAAAGGTGCGAATTTGTACGTCAGCGGCTTGCCGAAGAATATGGCGCAGCAGGATCTGGAGAATCTCTTCAGCCCTTACGGCAGAATTATCACGTCGCGAATACTGTGCGACAACATCACCG TACGACAGTTTGTGACCGGCGGCGGAGACAATTTGCCCG GCCTGTCGAAGGGCGTCGGCTTCATAAGGTTCGACCAGCGCGTCGAGGCCGAGCGGGCGATCCAGGAGCTGAACGGCACCATACCGAAGGGCTCGTCCGAGCCAATCACCGTCAAGTTCGCCAACAATcccagcaacaacaacaaggCGATACCGCCGTTGGCCGCTTATCTCGCACCACAGGCCACGCGGCGCTTCGGCGGGCCGATCCACCATCCGACCGGCCGCTTCAG GTACAGTCCGCTGGCGGGCGACCTCCTCGCGAACTCGATGCTGCCCGGTAACACGATGAACGGCGCCGGCTGGTGCATCTTTGTGTACAACCTCGCGCCCGAGACGGAGGAGAACGTGCTCTGGCAGCTGTTTGGGCCGTTCGGCGCCGTCCAATCGGTAAAGGTCATACGGGACCTGCAGACGAACAAGTGCAAGGGCTTCGGCTTTGTGACGATGACCAATTACGAGGAGGCGGTGGTGGCCATACAGAGCCTGAACGGCTACACTCTGGGCAACCGCGTGCTCCAGGTCAGCTTCAAGACGAACAAGAGCAAGGCGGCGTAG
- the LOC126857852 gene encoding ELAV-like protein 3 isoform X7, protein MMANGMDTVVQQNGGSTLGQTSQEESKTNLIVNYLPQSMTQDEIRSLFSSIGEVESCKLIRDKLSGQSLGYGFVNYHRPEDAEKAINTLNGLRLQNKTIKVSYARPSSEAIKGANLYVSGLPKNMAQQDLENLFSPYGRIITSRILCDNITGLSKGVGFIRFDQRVEAERAIQELNGTIPKGSSEPITVKFANNPSNNNKAIPPLAAYLAPQATRRFGGPIHHPTGRFRYSPLAGDLLANSMLPGNTMNGAGWCIFVYNLAPETEENVLWQLFGPFGAVQSVKVIRDLQTNKCKGFGFVTMTNYEEAVVAIQSLNGYTLGNRVLQVSFKTNKSKAA, encoded by the exons ATGATGGCGAACGGAATGGACACAGTCGTACAACAAAACGGAGGATCTACCCTCGGACAGACCTCGCAGGAGGAGTCGAAGACGAATCTCATAGTAAATTATTTGCCGCAGAGCATGACTCAGGATGAGATTCGTTCTCTGTTCTCCAGTATAGGCGAAGTCGAGAGTTGCAAGCTAATCCGTGATAAGCTTAGCG GTCAGAGTTTGGGTTACGGTTTCGTCAACTACCACCGGCCTGAAGATGCCGAAAAGGCTATAAACACGCTCAATGGTCTTCGTTTACAGAACAAAACCATCAAG gtATCGTATGCGAGACCGAGCAGCGAGGCGATCAAAGGTGCGAATTTGTACGTCAGCGGCTTGCCGAAGAATATGGCGCAGCAGGATCTGGAGAATCTCTTCAGCCCTTACGGCAGAATTATCACGTCGCGAATACTGTGCGACAACATCACCG GCCTGTCGAAGGGCGTCGGCTTCATAAGGTTCGACCAGCGCGTCGAGGCCGAGCGGGCGATCCAGGAGCTGAACGGCACCATACCGAAGGGCTCGTCCGAGCCAATCACCGTCAAGTTCGCCAACAATcccagcaacaacaacaaggCGATACCGCCGTTGGCCGCTTATCTCGCACCACAGGCCACGCGGCGCTTCGGCGGGCCGATCCACCATCCGACCGGCCGCTTCAG GTACAGTCCGCTGGCGGGCGACCTCCTCGCGAACTCGATGCTGCCCGGTAACACGATGAACGGCGCCGGCTGGTGCATCTTTGTGTACAACCTCGCGCCCGAGACGGAGGAGAACGTGCTCTGGCAGCTGTTTGGGCCGTTCGGCGCCGTCCAATCGGTAAAGGTCATACGGGACCTGCAGACGAACAAGTGCAAGGGCTTCGGCTTTGTGACGATGACCAATTACGAGGAGGCGGTGGTGGCCATACAGAGCCTGAACGGCTACACTCTGGGCAACCGCGTGCTCCAGGTCAGCTTCAAGACGAACAAGAGCAAGGCGGCGTAG
- the LOC126857852 gene encoding ELAV-like protein 3 isoform X9, with protein MMANGMDTVVQQNGGSTLGQTSQEESKTNLIVNYLPQSMTQDEIRSLFSSIGEVESCKLIRDKLSGQSLGYGFVNYHRPEDAEKAINTLNGLRLQNKTIKVSYARPSSEAIKGANLYVSGLPKNMAQQDLENLFSPYGRIITSRILCDNITVRQFVTGGGDNLPGLSKGVGFIRFDQRVEAERAIQELNGTIPKGSSEPITVKFANNPSNNNKAIPPLAAYLAPQATRRFGGPIHHPTGRFRYIPLSPLSRPAISRSHEANMYNPIISDRSIECGEIMQ; from the exons ATGATGGCGAACGGAATGGACACAGTCGTACAACAAAACGGAGGATCTACCCTCGGACAGACCTCGCAGGAGGAGTCGAAGACGAATCTCATAGTAAATTATTTGCCGCAGAGCATGACTCAGGATGAGATTCGTTCTCTGTTCTCCAGTATAGGCGAAGTCGAGAGTTGCAAGCTAATCCGTGATAAGCTTAGCG GTCAGAGTTTGGGTTACGGTTTCGTCAACTACCACCGGCCTGAAGATGCCGAAAAGGCTATAAACACGCTCAATGGTCTTCGTTTACAGAACAAAACCATCAAG gtATCGTATGCGAGACCGAGCAGCGAGGCGATCAAAGGTGCGAATTTGTACGTCAGCGGCTTGCCGAAGAATATGGCGCAGCAGGATCTGGAGAATCTCTTCAGCCCTTACGGCAGAATTATCACGTCGCGAATACTGTGCGACAACATCACCG TACGACAGTTTGTGACCGGCGGCGGAGACAATTTGCCCG GCCTGTCGAAGGGCGTCGGCTTCATAAGGTTCGACCAGCGCGTCGAGGCCGAGCGGGCGATCCAGGAGCTGAACGGCACCATACCGAAGGGCTCGTCCGAGCCAATCACCGTCAAGTTCGCCAACAATcccagcaacaacaacaaggCGATACCGCCGTTGGCCGCTTATCTCGCACCACAGGCCACGCGGCGCTTCGGCGGGCCGATCCACCATCCGACCGGCCGCTTCAGGTACATTCCACTGTCGCCACTATCCAG GCCAGCGATCAGTAGATCTCACGAGGCAAATATGTACAATCCAATAATATCCGATCGAAGCATCGAATGCGgagaaataatgcaataa